In Helianthus annuus cultivar XRQ/B chromosome 9, HanXRQr2.0-SUNRISE, whole genome shotgun sequence, the following are encoded in one genomic region:
- the LOC110878763 gene encoding inactive TPR repeat-containing thioredoxin TTL3 translates to MSDLTNKYGCGVFNAVFGRRSRRSASTGSLPVDIDVADFVKTTSSQKSDSSRRKGSYGASFDYSSSTEQSQKRAPSQNQKKKDTPPLYVQPQQQEVRQSDQKPFQNKVLKGSTGISGELEAIINDNQRLNYAGNMKVYGNLGNLHPKKDNEVLSNGMGNICSKASKVSRKPVNPTSYCRALSTRMDPERLKILGNEDYKNERFAEALALYDAAISIDPEKASYRSNKSAALTSLGRLLEAVFEAKEAIRIEPFYQRAHNRLATLYLRLGDADKTMRHYKQAGSEAEPNLITKAQNVQVHLSRCNEAKKQRDWNTLLKETGLAISAGADSALQMYTLKVEGLLKLRRHHEADQVLSNAPKFEIDDCTKFFGPIIHANMLLIQAQVDLAAGRMDDAMETVLMAARMDSNNKDVNMMVRKLRAVMGARSKGNELFKAAIYSEACIAYGEGLDHDPYNSLLFCNRAACRSKLGQFEKAIEDCTMALNIRPSYSKARLRRADCNAKLGKWQASIDDYEVLRREAPEDEQVSNALTHAKEQLLMVIKVNA, encoded by the exons ATGTCTGATTTAACAAACAAGTACGGGTGTGGCGTATTTAACGCTGTTTTTGGTCGAAGGTCAAGACGATCAGCGTCCACAGGTTCCCTACCTGTGGACATTGATGTGGCCGACTTCGTTAAAACTACAAGCAGCCAGAAGTCTGATTCAAGTAGACGAAAAGGCTCATATGGCGCATCGTTTGATTACTCGTCTAGCACGGAACAGTCTCAGAAAAGGGCGCCTTCACAAAATCAAAAAAAGAAAGACACACCACCATTGTATGTTCAGCCTCAACAACAAGAAGTTAGACAAAGTGATCAAAAACCCTTTCAAAACAAGGTCCTCAAAGGGTCAACTGGGATATCAGGAGAACTTGAAGCCATAATTAATGATAATCAGAGGTTAAATTATGCTGGTAACATGAAGGTGTATGGCAATCTTGGTAATTTACATCCAAAAAAGGACAATGAAGTCTTGTCAAATGGAATGGGGaacatatgtagcaaagcaaGCAAAGTGTCTAGGAAACCAGTAAATCCAACTTCTTACTGTAGAGCTCTTTCTACACGAATGGATCCAGAGCGGTTGAAGATCTTGGGTAACGAAGATTATAAAAATGAGAGATTTGCTGAGGCTTTGGCACTCTATGATGCTGCGATTTCCATTGATCCCGAGAAGGCATCATACAGAAGCAACAAAAGCGCGGCGTTAACCAGTTTGGGGAGGCTTTTAGAAGCGGTATTTGAAGCCAAAGAAGCAATCAGAATAGAACCATTCTATCAAAGAGCTCACAACCGTTTAGCCACATTATATCTCAG ATTAGGAGATGCGGACAAAACAATGCGTCATTACAAACAGGCTGGGTCAGAAGCAGAACCTAACCTGATCACAAAAGCCCAAAATGTTCAGGTACATCTTAGCAGGTGTAATGAGGCAAAGAAGCAAAGAGACTGGAACACATTGTTAAAAGAGACCGGTCTAGCCATATCAGCTGGTGCAGATTCTGCACTACag ATGTATACCTTGAAAGTCGAGGGGTTGTTGAAGTTGCGTAGGCATCACGAAGCAGACCAAGTATTAAGCAATGCACCAAAGTTTGAAATAGATGACTGCACCAAGTTTTTTGGTCCGATCATCCACGCTAATATGCTTCTTATACAGGCTCAAGTTGATCTGGCAGCGGGCAG GATGGATGATGCAATGGAGACGGTTCTAATGGCAGCAAGAATGGACTCAAACAATAAAGATGTAAATATGATGGTGCGTAAACTAAGGGCGGTGATGGGTGCTAGATCCAAGGGTAATGAGTTGTTCAAGGCTGCCATATACTCTGAGGCATGCATTGCTTATGGGGAGGGACTTGACCACGACCCCTACAACTCTTTGTTGTTTTGCAACCGCGCTGCTTGTCGAAGCAAGCTTGGGCAGTTTGAGAAAGCCATCGAAGACTGCACCATGGCCTTGAATATCCGTCCCTCTTATAGCAAAGCAAGACTACGAAGAGCAGACTGCAATGCTAAG TTGGGAAAATGGCAAGCATCCATAGATGATTATGAGGTTTTAAGAAGAGAAGCACCAGAAGATGAACAAGTGAGCAATGCGTTGACACATGCTAAAGAACAGTTACTAATGGTGATCAAAGTGAATGCATAA